A stretch of the Streptosporangium sp. NBC_01755 genome encodes the following:
- a CDS encoding restriction endonuclease subunit S: MTIDTTTVTRKLNIPTGYGDLPDGWSWAPLDDLCQGIYDCPHSTPKITQVGPYIARTQDISSGIFRTEKAAHVSEETYAERTRRAIPSPGDLLYSREGTYFGIAAEVPKKTQVCLGQRMVLIRPDRKRVDFRFLRYWLNSPLMAAHIHGFRDGSVAERLNLPTIRSLPVLSPPTFEQRAIADVLGGLDDKIAVNDRITLIAELLGRAHFEGHFAEALQKIANGTTLPVGWSVATLGETTEILETGKRPKGGVAGYAKGVPSIGAESIIRMAQFDFSKAKYVPEDFFTSMKRGIVRDRDILVYKDGGKPGDFKPHVSMFGDGFPFDRMCINEHVYRIRMKTELGQAFGYYWLSSGPIMDEMRTRGTGAAIPGINSTAVKGIPVVEPPLDRIAEFNATVSPLISKAFQAASESHTLVALRDTLLPQLMSGRLRIRDAEQIVEDAL; encoded by the coding sequence ATGACCATTGATACAACCACTGTCACTCGGAAGCTTAACATCCCGACAGGCTATGGCGACTTGCCCGATGGGTGGTCATGGGCACCTCTCGATGATCTGTGCCAGGGAATCTACGATTGCCCTCATTCGACGCCGAAAATAACCCAGGTGGGTCCATATATTGCCCGGACTCAGGACATCTCCTCTGGAATATTCCGCACAGAAAAAGCGGCACATGTTTCAGAGGAGACCTATGCAGAGCGCACAAGGCGCGCTATTCCGAGCCCAGGTGACCTGCTTTATAGTCGGGAAGGAACATACTTCGGTATTGCGGCAGAGGTCCCAAAGAAAACTCAAGTCTGCCTGGGGCAGCGGATGGTTCTAATTAGACCTGATCGCAAGCGCGTGGACTTCCGCTTCCTACGCTATTGGCTTAACTCCCCCCTGATGGCAGCACATATCCATGGATTTCGAGACGGCTCTGTCGCCGAACGTCTCAATCTGCCTACGATTCGCTCCCTTCCAGTTCTTTCGCCACCTACTTTCGAGCAGAGAGCCATCGCTGATGTCCTTGGCGGGCTGGACGACAAGATTGCGGTCAATGACCGTATTACGCTCATTGCTGAGCTGCTTGGCAGAGCGCACTTCGAAGGGCATTTCGCTGAAGCACTGCAAAAAATAGCAAATGGAACAACGCTACCAGTTGGATGGAGTGTGGCCACCCTCGGTGAAACTACAGAAATTCTTGAAACAGGAAAACGACCAAAGGGTGGCGTAGCCGGCTATGCCAAAGGCGTTCCTAGTATTGGAGCAGAGAGCATCATCCGTATGGCGCAGTTCGATTTTTCCAAAGCCAAGTATGTGCCGGAGGATTTTTTCACCTCAATGAAGCGCGGAATCGTTCGGGATCGCGACATTCTAGTATACAAAGATGGTGGAAAACCTGGCGATTTCAAACCTCATGTTTCCATGTTTGGCGACGGATTCCCCTTCGATCGGATGTGCATCAATGAGCACGTCTACCGAATTCGGATGAAAACTGAACTAGGGCAAGCGTTCGGCTACTACTGGCTCTCTTCTGGGCCCATCATGGATGAAATGCGAACGCGGGGTACAGGGGCTGCAATTCCCGGGATCAATTCGACAGCAGTCAAGGGAATCCCTGTCGTAGAGCCTCCTTTGGACCGCATAGCGGAGTTTAACGCGACAGTATCCCCACTGATCTCCAAGGCGTTTCAGGCAGCGAGCGAGAGCCACACCCTTGTGGCCCTGCGCGACACCCTTCTACCTCAACTCATGTCCGGTCGCCTCCGTATTCGTGACGCGGAGCAAATCGTCGAGGACGCCTTATGA
- a CDS encoding helix-turn-helix domain-containing protein has protein sequence MGKAGGGKGRPDLLRARLERGMTQEEAAAAVGVAVGTWGRWERSEQGIRPHSRRKIAAVFEAESAEVEQWIEGWALGETSSWPVAEYGDTSTAASVKSAALLWRYEMDESRRHLLATLPFVPSVLAGWITAWNYSDPPQAVAQRGNRRKVGQTDIDRINEARKVFSNLDDQFGAGLVRPTVVRYLDTTVTPLLRGRYDDQVGSALMSAAAGMTWLAGWTAFDLNQHGQAQQHFGQALRLAKTGNDPLTGVWILVTMTSQALHLEQAALAVWLARAAADTARRAQASPHVMALMLTKQAWATAMQSGAAETHDRHGAKQVERLLVEAERAYAQGTIDRDPAWIARYDEAEFKAQIGRCWSLLGEHRRAADCAEAAVAEFGNRFPRSVQRNRLHTAEAYLGMGELEQSLAAARAAIPATKALTSARSTDLIRQFADRLEPYRGSMMVREFRDHLNHELAA, from the coding sequence ATGGGGAAGGCAGGCGGCGGGAAGGGGCGTCCGGATCTGCTGAGGGCGCGCCTGGAGCGGGGGATGACGCAGGAGGAGGCGGCGGCCGCGGTGGGGGTGGCCGTGGGGACCTGGGGGCGGTGGGAGCGGAGCGAGCAGGGAATCCGGCCGCACAGTCGCAGGAAGATCGCGGCGGTGTTCGAGGCGGAGTCCGCCGAGGTCGAGCAGTGGATAGAAGGGTGGGCCCTCGGGGAGACATCTTCGTGGCCGGTCGCGGAGTACGGCGACACGTCGACGGCGGCTAGCGTGAAGTCGGCCGCCCTGCTGTGGAGGTATGAGATGGACGAATCCCGTCGCCACCTGCTGGCCACGTTGCCGTTCGTGCCTTCGGTTTTGGCGGGGTGGATAACGGCGTGGAACTATAGCGACCCGCCTCAGGCGGTCGCGCAGCGAGGAAACAGGCGCAAGGTGGGCCAGACCGACATCGACCGGATCAACGAGGCGCGCAAGGTTTTCAGTAACCTGGACGACCAGTTCGGGGCCGGTCTGGTCCGCCCGACGGTGGTTCGGTACCTGGACACCACGGTGACCCCGTTGCTGCGAGGCCGCTACGACGACCAGGTGGGATCGGCGCTGATGTCGGCGGCGGCCGGAATGACTTGGTTGGCGGGCTGGACGGCCTTCGACCTGAACCAGCACGGTCAGGCGCAGCAGCACTTCGGTCAGGCGCTGCGGCTGGCGAAGACGGGGAATGACCCGCTGACCGGTGTCTGGATACTGGTGACGATGACCTCGCAGGCGCTTCATTTGGAGCAGGCCGCACTGGCGGTGTGGCTGGCCAGAGCCGCGGCCGACACCGCACGCCGCGCACAGGCATCTCCGCACGTCATGGCGCTGATGCTGACCAAGCAGGCATGGGCGACGGCCATGCAGAGTGGGGCGGCCGAGACCCACGACAGGCACGGCGCCAAGCAGGTTGAGCGGTTGCTCGTCGAGGCCGAGCGCGCGTACGCCCAGGGGACCATCGACCGCGACCCGGCGTGGATCGCCAGGTATGACGAGGCAGAGTTCAAAGCACAGATCGGCCGCTGTTGGAGCCTGCTCGGCGAGCATAGGCGGGCTGCGGACTGCGCGGAAGCGGCCGTGGCGGAGTTCGGCAACCGTTTCCCGCGATCCGTCCAGCGCAACAGGCTGCACACGGCCGAGGCGTACCTGGGGATGGGCGAGCTGGAACAGTCCCTCGCCGCCGCCCGAGCCGCGATCCCGGCGACGAAGGCACTGACCTCCGCCCGCTCGACCGACCTGATCCGGCAGTTCGCCGACCGGCTTGAGCCGTACAGGGGCAGCATGATGGTCCGCGAGTTCCGCGACCACCTCAACCATGAACTCGCCGCCTGA
- a CDS encoding type II toxin-antitoxin system VapC family toxin, whose protein sequence is MSLVVDASIVFRLLANVKGDDLLRQRLARKVHAPALIDVEIASVVRGHVITGKPEVRISEARGRIMLERYAQLRIVRHPMLPLQPRVLELRNNLTAYDGMYVALAELLGMPLLTDDAKFAGATGHRAEIHRYPPPLP, encoded by the coding sequence GTGAGTCTGGTCGTGGACGCCTCGATCGTTTTTCGTCTGCTGGCCAATGTGAAGGGCGACGACCTTCTCCGCCAGCGGTTGGCGCGCAAGGTGCACGCCCCAGCGTTGATCGATGTGGAGATCGCCTCGGTGGTGCGCGGCCATGTGATCACCGGTAAGCCGGAGGTACGGATCTCCGAGGCACGGGGCCGGATCATGCTGGAGCGCTATGCCCAGCTGCGGATCGTCCGGCATCCGATGCTGCCTCTGCAGCCGCGGGTGCTGGAATTGCGCAACAATCTCACCGCCTACGACGGCATGTACGTGGCCCTCGCTGAACTGCTGGGAATGCCGCTGCTGACCGACGACGCCAAGTTCGCCGGTGCGACGGGACACCGAGCGGAGATCCACCGCTACCCACCCCCGCTGCCGTAA
- a CDS encoding N-6 DNA methylase: MDPEDEFVLRELRAADSSAVVLAYLTEDLIEAAYTVGGAYERLLELRGRLGLTELTTEALTPDLRELLVQLVDPRSVVERREQITVADPHARTGDLLAAVVHAVDDPATICALAAEPDERLARLVRRRLLLAGVEDVDLDVQVGLDLEERLADPDLIITQLPYQAAETRSKFTALAGIERVADLLGPGRTALVLGPADALVDELSDIKEAQLRSALLRSGVVEAVIDLPGGVTPYRPGYRCALWVLTRDPVQAAHGYVLLADVSAEPPNEQVRARLAEDVLIWRAEGHRSGHDPRYGHVVSVASLDEKFGGPLTPPGPPASQTLSRTVTERPALIAEAEGRLERAGEQARQYADEHVRSRVNVVRRTGRRPATTTVRTLVAERRITKVSGHRLAPEHVVPDGHHTVLGPEEIGGGPVGARRIDRAVLATYRNAAFTEPGDIVYTTSPRFGLMVDHEGLSIVAFPARILRVVPDSECPLAPRVLAALLGAARNTGRSPGAVRAARSIEDFVVPDLDPTDMRRADVFLADIERRQELLHTQDDTLTEIRRLTVAGLADSTLTIDDP; the protein is encoded by the coding sequence ATGGATCCGGAAGATGAGTTCGTGCTCCGCGAGCTGCGGGCCGCCGACAGTTCGGCGGTCGTGCTGGCGTACCTCACCGAGGATCTGATCGAGGCCGCCTACACCGTCGGGGGCGCGTACGAACGTCTCCTGGAGCTGCGGGGGCGCCTCGGGCTCACCGAGCTCACCACCGAGGCCCTGACCCCCGACCTACGGGAACTCCTCGTTCAGCTCGTCGATCCCCGTTCCGTGGTAGAGCGGCGCGAGCAGATCACCGTCGCCGACCCGCACGCCCGGACCGGAGATCTGCTGGCGGCGGTCGTGCACGCCGTGGACGATCCCGCGACGATATGTGCCCTGGCCGCAGAGCCCGACGAGCGGCTTGCCCGCCTCGTCCGCCGCCGGTTGCTGCTCGCCGGTGTCGAGGACGTCGACCTCGACGTCCAGGTGGGCCTCGACCTGGAGGAGAGGCTGGCGGACCCGGACCTGATCATCACCCAGCTCCCCTACCAGGCCGCCGAGACCCGGTCGAAGTTCACCGCGCTGGCGGGCATCGAGAGAGTCGCCGACCTGCTGGGACCCGGCCGTACCGCGCTCGTGCTCGGTCCCGCCGATGCCCTGGTCGACGAGCTGTCCGACATCAAGGAGGCCCAGCTCCGCTCCGCCCTGCTGCGGAGCGGCGTCGTCGAGGCGGTCATCGACCTTCCCGGCGGCGTGACCCCGTACCGGCCCGGCTACCGCTGCGCGCTCTGGGTGCTCACCCGCGATCCGGTCCAGGCCGCACACGGGTACGTGCTGCTCGCCGACGTCAGCGCCGAGCCGCCGAACGAGCAGGTACGTGCCAGGCTGGCCGAGGACGTCCTGATCTGGCGGGCCGAAGGTCATCGCTCCGGGCACGATCCCCGCTACGGGCATGTCGTCTCCGTCGCCTCGCTCGACGAGAAGTTCGGCGGTCCGCTCACCCCGCCAGGGCCGCCCGCCTCCCAGACCCTGTCTCGTACGGTGACCGAACGCCCCGCGCTGATCGCCGAGGCCGAGGGCCGGTTGGAGCGGGCCGGCGAGCAGGCCCGGCAGTACGCCGACGAGCATGTCCGTTCGCGGGTCAACGTCGTGCGGCGCACCGGCAGGAGGCCCGCGACCACCACGGTCCGAACGCTCGTCGCCGAGCGGCGGATCACGAAGGTCAGCGGTCACCGTCTCGCCCCGGAACATGTCGTGCCGGACGGTCATCACACCGTGCTCGGCCCCGAGGAGATCGGCGGTGGGCCGGTCGGCGCGCGGCGCATCGACCGCGCCGTCCTCGCCACGTACAGGAACGCGGCCTTCACCGAACCTGGCGACATCGTCTACACCACCTCGCCCCGGTTCGGCCTGATGGTCGACCACGAGGGCCTCTCCATCGTCGCGTTCCCCGCCCGCATCCTGCGCGTCGTCCCCGACTCCGAATGCCCGCTCGCCCCCCGCGTGCTCGCCGCCCTGCTCGGCGCGGCCAGGAACACCGGTCGCAGCCCCGGCGCGGTACGGGCCGCACGGTCGATCGAGGACTTCGTCGTCCCGGACCTGGACCCGACGGACATGAGGCGTGCCGATGTCTTCCTCGCTGACATCGAGCGACGGCAGGAGCTGCTGCACACCCAGGACGACACGCTCACCGAGATCCGTCGCCTGACCGTCGCCGGTCTCGCCGACAGCACCCTCACCATCGACGACCCCTGA
- a CDS encoding FitA-like ribbon-helix-helix domain-containing protein — protein sequence MGIIQIRDVPEATERTLKARAEREGKSLTAYLRDLLNEEAATPALDEVMAKIAADEPVPYDPDFVRETLREGRR from the coding sequence ATGGGAATCATTCAGATTCGAGATGTCCCCGAAGCGACCGAGCGGACGCTGAAGGCGCGAGCCGAGCGCGAGGGCAAATCACTGACGGCCTACCTACGTGACCTGCTGAACGAGGAGGCGGCCACCCCGGCGCTGGACGAGGTGATGGCCAAGATCGCCGCCGATGAGCCGGTGCCGTACGACCCCGATTTCGTCCGCGAGACGCTGCGCGAGGGCCGCCGGTGA
- a CDS encoding class I SAM-dependent DNA methyltransferase, which produces MPPRKRATPGQGELLGMSSTKEIQDILWKAADKLRGSMDASQYKEFVLGLVFLKYVSDAFAERRAQLAADPELAEISEHRRAAFLEEKDEYTEANVFWVPQVARWDHISDNAQSAVDGVGKLLDDAMNAIMKENPTLTGVLPTIFNRDNVDKKRLKELVDLISDARFTGHGDRPAQDVLGETYEYFLERFARAEGKRAGEFYTPASVVRLLVEILEPYEGRVYDPCCGSGGMFVQSGKFVTERRGKDHSHDIAVYGQEANERTWRLAKMNLAIHGMDPRGVGDRWADTFVEDKHPDRKADFVLANPPFNLSDWARNTKDPRWRFGVPPQSNANYAWLQHIVSKLGERGSAGVILANGSMSSKQSGEGEIRAALVEADLMACMVALPGNLFRTTAIPVCLWFLTKDKTPQGAKALAERRGEVLFIDARNLGTMIDRTERILTDEDLVKIAGTYHAWRGTTSAKAKDVKYEDEVGFCYSATLEEIREHDFALTPGRYVGATKVEENPGAEPVEERIARLTKEIFVHLDESARLGQVIRERLECLHYDH; this is translated from the coding sequence ATGCCCCCGCGCAAACGAGCGACGCCCGGCCAGGGCGAGCTGCTCGGCATGTCCAGCACCAAGGAGATCCAGGACATCCTGTGGAAGGCGGCGGACAAGCTCCGCGGCTCCATGGACGCCTCCCAGTACAAGGAGTTCGTCCTCGGCCTGGTCTTCCTCAAGTACGTCTCCGACGCCTTCGCCGAGCGCCGTGCCCAGCTCGCCGCGGACCCGGAGCTGGCCGAGATCTCCGAGCACCGCCGCGCCGCCTTCCTTGAGGAGAAAGACGAGTACACCGAGGCGAACGTCTTCTGGGTTCCGCAGGTCGCCCGCTGGGACCACATCTCCGACAACGCGCAGAGCGCGGTGGACGGCGTCGGCAAGCTTCTCGACGACGCGATGAACGCGATCATGAAGGAGAACCCGACCCTCACCGGTGTCCTTCCGACCATCTTCAACCGGGACAACGTCGACAAGAAGCGCCTCAAGGAACTCGTCGACCTGATCAGCGACGCCCGCTTCACCGGCCACGGCGACCGTCCGGCGCAGGACGTGCTCGGCGAGACCTACGAGTACTTCCTGGAGCGGTTCGCCCGCGCCGAGGGCAAGCGTGCCGGGGAGTTCTACACCCCCGCGAGCGTGGTGCGACTGCTGGTGGAGATCCTGGAGCCATACGAGGGGCGGGTGTATGACCCGTGCTGTGGCTCGGGCGGCATGTTCGTGCAGTCGGGCAAGTTCGTCACCGAGCGGCGCGGCAAGGACCACAGCCACGACATCGCGGTGTACGGCCAGGAGGCCAACGAGCGTACCTGGCGGCTGGCGAAGATGAACCTCGCCATCCATGGCATGGACCCCAGGGGCGTGGGCGACCGCTGGGCCGACACCTTCGTCGAGGACAAGCACCCTGACCGCAAGGCCGATTTCGTCCTGGCCAACCCGCCGTTCAACCTGTCCGACTGGGCGAGGAACACGAAGGACCCCCGTTGGAGGTTCGGCGTCCCCCCGCAGTCCAACGCCAACTACGCCTGGCTCCAGCACATCGTCTCCAAGCTAGGCGAGCGCGGCAGCGCTGGCGTGATCCTGGCAAACGGCTCGATGTCCTCCAAGCAGTCAGGCGAGGGCGAGATCCGTGCGGCGCTGGTCGAGGCGGACCTGATGGCATGCATGGTGGCGCTGCCCGGCAACCTGTTCCGCACTACGGCGATCCCGGTTTGTCTGTGGTTCCTGACCAAGGACAAGACCCCACAGGGCGCGAAGGCACTCGCCGAACGGCGTGGCGAGGTGCTGTTCATTGATGCCCGAAACCTGGGAACGATGATCGACCGCACCGAGCGCATCCTGACGGATGAGGACCTCGTCAAGATTGCCGGCACTTACCACGCCTGGCGCGGGACCACATCCGCCAAGGCCAAGGACGTGAAATACGAGGATGAGGTCGGCTTCTGCTACTCCGCGACGCTGGAGGAGATCCGCGAGCATGACTTCGCGCTTACACCAGGGCGATACGTCGGTGCAACGAAAGTCGAGGAAAACCCGGGCGCGGAACCAGTAGAAGAGCGAATCGCGCGTCTGACGAAGGAAATATTTGTACACCTCGACGAGTCGGCGCGGCTTGGACAGGTCATCCGCGAGCGGTTGGAGTGCCTGCACTATGACCATTGA
- a CDS encoding type I restriction endonuclease subunit R, producing MTTDKNSGKMTEATWEKLALDELAQLGWEPMAGKEISPGSERRMTWDNLILHDDLRGAIERLNPALPSNAIDEALSVATTPTSRDPLPENRLAHGYLTSGIRAVTYTDEFGAEHTPTVRLVDLRTPEANTYRAVNQVTVIDGECERRFDLVLYVNGLPLAVVELKSAADEHATLKDAHAQLRTYVDEFPLVFRYNVLCLVSDGITAKYGTPFTEYEHFAPWNVDDDGEPVNTNAPDHEGPEALFLALAGLFTRSRFLSFTQDFVNFTPKGKRIAKPHQFYAVKSAVDAIVEASRSNGQAGVIWHTQGSGKSEEMVCTSALTSRHPALNNPTIVVITDRNDLDDQLFNTFQDSQVLLGQTPMQVQTREELRTELTNRRTGGIIFTTLQKFGRTKQEKDSGADHPLLSDRRNILVIVDEAHRSHYDNLNGYARRLREALPYATLIAFTGTPISKADANTREVFGAGKPYIDVYDLKRAVDDGATVRVYHEPRLIPVSLPPDVDPEAIDEQADALTADMDDAERRRALHYAMQMTNIYGAPDRVRTLAEDLVTHWEKRSELMRPQIGGPGKAMIVCATREVCVRVYDALAKLRPDWVGEDPHSGKMKIVFHSGPSDKQKLKAHALRPSGQKIVQERAKDPNDELELLIVHSMLLTGYDAPPIHTLYMDRPMRGANLMQALARVNRRFRGKQDGLLVGYAPLTENLKKALGEYSPGDQQDQTLGRDVDRAITEVRNEHTTICGLLSGIPWRALLAETSRPKPYVRALRMTANHLRDPRTPGNQVEQGAKTLATRFKESATRLERFYRLCAASRDISERFEDLTSWRNDIAFFREVRAWMVKLDAADREASGKPLASEVNVYLSQLAASVVDADTITDLYAEAGLGNLDITHLNGEHLRELQNTETPHLTAEALRRLIEQKMREATRHNIIRRESFAEKLEDLMIRYMRQQLSSAEMIAELVAMAKEVSAEARRGERFDPPLNHAELAFYDAVANHGLAKALMGDDTLAQIARALVTDIRKNLTVDWLSREPVRAKLRNRIRRLLTRFDYPPDEERAAVDLVLKQMETFATEWAPTA from the coding sequence ATGACGACCGACAAGAACAGCGGCAAGATGACCGAGGCCACCTGGGAGAAACTGGCCCTGGACGAGCTTGCCCAGCTTGGCTGGGAGCCCATGGCGGGCAAGGAGATCTCTCCCGGTTCTGAAAGGCGGATGACCTGGGACAACCTGATCCTGCACGACGATCTGCGCGGGGCGATCGAGCGCCTCAACCCCGCCCTGCCATCCAACGCCATAGACGAAGCCCTCTCCGTCGCTACCACCCCGACCTCCCGTGACCCGCTCCCCGAGAACCGGCTCGCCCATGGGTACCTGACCTCCGGTATCCGGGCCGTCACCTACACCGACGAGTTCGGCGCGGAACACACCCCCACCGTTCGCCTCGTCGACCTGCGCACCCCCGAGGCGAACACCTACCGCGCCGTCAACCAGGTCACCGTCATAGACGGCGAGTGTGAGCGCCGCTTCGACCTTGTTCTCTATGTCAACGGTCTCCCCCTCGCCGTCGTCGAGTTGAAAAGCGCCGCCGACGAGCACGCCACGCTCAAGGACGCGCACGCCCAGCTCCGTACCTATGTCGACGAGTTTCCCCTCGTGTTCCGCTACAACGTGCTCTGCCTGGTCTCCGACGGGATCACCGCCAAGTACGGCACCCCGTTTACCGAGTACGAGCACTTCGCACCCTGGAACGTGGACGACGATGGCGAACCGGTGAACACCAACGCGCCTGACCACGAAGGGCCGGAGGCGCTGTTCCTCGCCCTGGCTGGCCTGTTCACCCGGTCGCGGTTTCTCTCCTTCACCCAGGATTTCGTCAACTTCACCCCCAAGGGCAAGCGCATCGCGAAACCGCACCAGTTCTACGCCGTCAAAAGCGCGGTGGATGCGATCGTCGAGGCTTCCCGGAGCAACGGGCAGGCCGGGGTGATCTGGCACACGCAGGGCTCCGGGAAGTCCGAGGAGATGGTGTGCACCAGCGCGCTGACCTCCCGACACCCGGCGCTCAACAATCCCACGATCGTCGTCATCACCGATCGCAACGACCTCGACGACCAGCTCTTCAACACCTTCCAGGACAGCCAGGTCCTCCTCGGCCAGACCCCGATGCAGGTCCAGACCCGCGAGGAGCTCCGCACGGAGCTGACTAATCGCCGCACCGGCGGCATCATCTTCACCACCCTGCAGAAATTCGGCCGGACCAAGCAGGAAAAGGACTCCGGTGCGGATCATCCGCTGCTGTCCGACCGGCGCAACATCCTGGTCATCGTCGACGAGGCGCACCGCAGCCACTACGACAACCTCAACGGCTACGCCCGCCGCCTGCGTGAGGCTCTGCCGTACGCCACGCTCATCGCCTTCACCGGCACACCCATCTCCAAGGCCGACGCCAATACCCGGGAGGTCTTCGGCGCGGGCAAGCCGTACATCGACGTCTACGACCTGAAGCGGGCCGTGGATGACGGGGCAACGGTCCGCGTCTACCACGAGCCGAGGCTCATCCCGGTCTCGCTGCCCCCGGACGTCGACCCGGAGGCCATCGACGAGCAGGCCGACGCGCTGACTGCGGACATGGACGATGCCGAGCGCCGCCGCGCGCTGCACTACGCCATGCAGATGACCAACATCTACGGCGCACCCGACCGGGTAAGGACCCTGGCCGAGGACCTGGTGACGCACTGGGAGAAACGTTCGGAGCTGATGCGCCCGCAGATCGGCGGCCCCGGCAAAGCGATGATCGTCTGTGCCACCCGGGAGGTCTGCGTCCGGGTCTATGACGCCCTCGCCAAGCTGCGGCCCGACTGGGTGGGCGAAGACCCGCACAGCGGCAAAATGAAGATCGTCTTTCACAGCGGCCCCAGTGATAAGCAGAAGCTGAAAGCTCATGCCCTGCGCCCCTCCGGGCAAAAGATCGTTCAGGAGCGCGCGAAGGACCCCAACGACGAGCTTGAGCTGCTCATCGTTCACTCCATGCTGCTCACCGGCTATGACGCCCCGCCGATCCACACCCTCTACATGGACCGCCCCATGCGGGGGGCGAACCTGATGCAGGCCCTGGCCCGGGTCAATCGCCGCTTCCGCGGCAAGCAGGACGGCCTGCTCGTCGGCTACGCGCCGCTCACCGAGAACCTCAAGAAGGCTCTTGGCGAATACAGCCCCGGTGACCAGCAGGACCAGACGTTAGGCCGGGACGTGGACCGAGCCATCACCGAGGTCCGCAACGAGCACACCACTATCTGCGGCCTGCTCTCCGGCATCCCCTGGCGGGCTCTACTGGCCGAGACTTCCAGGCCCAAGCCGTACGTGCGCGCCCTGCGGATGACCGCCAACCATCTGCGCGACCCGCGCACCCCCGGCAACCAAGTCGAGCAGGGCGCCAAGACGCTTGCCACGCGTTTCAAGGAGAGCGCCACGCGCCTGGAGCGGTTCTACCGGCTCTGCGCGGCCAGCAGGGACATCTCGGAGCGCTTCGAAGACCTCACCTCATGGCGCAACGACATCGCCTTCTTCCGGGAGGTGCGCGCCTGGATGGTGAAACTGGACGCCGCGGACCGCGAGGCCAGTGGCAAGCCGCTGGCCTCGGAGGTCAACGTCTACCTCTCCCAGCTCGCCGCCTCCGTCGTCGACGCCGACACGATCACCGATCTGTACGCCGAGGCCGGCCTCGGCAACCTCGACATCACCCATCTCAACGGCGAACATCTGCGCGAGCTCCAGAACACCGAGACCCCGCACCTGACGGCCGAGGCCCTGCGCCGGTTGATCGAGCAGAAGATGCGCGAGGCGACCCGGCACAACATCATCCGCCGGGAGAGCTTCGCCGAGAAGCTCGAAGACCTGATGATCCGCTACATGCGGCAGCAGCTCAGCAGCGCCGAAATGATCGCCGAGTTGGTCGCCATGGCCAAGGAGGTCTCCGCGGAAGCCCGGCGCGGCGAGCGCTTCGACCCTCCGCTCAACCACGCCGAACTGGCCTTCTACGACGCGGTGGCCAACCACGGCCTGGCGAAGGCCCTGATGGGCGACGACACCCTCGCACAGATCGCCCGCGCACTGGTCACGGACATCCGCAAGAACCTGACCGTCGACTGGCTCTCCCGCGAGCCGGTACGCGCCAAGCTGCGCAACCGCATCCGACGCCTGCTCACACGGTTCGACTATCCGCCGGACGAGGAACGCGCGGCCGTGGACCTCGTCCTCAAGCAGATGGAAACCTTCGCCACCGAGTGGGCCCCGACGGCATAG
- a CDS encoding ATP-binding protein has protein sequence MPPAGDIPSGAPHHPAESPAPPPDHNWKPFTPAGAATPPMYGTGTTGRNTETPRQDTETPGRAGGATEPYSGTTTGRDSDAAGQSDIRALVKVLRPGSASRRARAVVRDVLQRAGLPEDDIDTAELIVAELAANAEKHARPPYELRVFSLDGIPSWCEIVDGDPNTHEIRLILNLLHSVREIGLPLLAENGRGLLLAHQLSGGHCQTYPAITLTTATPGKAVAFALPTLSGNRLIFPPRPDLHPGLAELRRRSSG, from the coding sequence ATGCCACCAGCCGGCGACATCCCCTCAGGCGCCCCGCACCACCCCGCCGAAAGCCCGGCTCCCCCGCCCGACCACAACTGGAAGCCCTTCACTCCGGCCGGAGCGGCCACCCCGCCGATGTACGGCACCGGAACGACGGGCCGGAACACCGAGACGCCGAGACAAGACACCGAAACCCCGGGAAGGGCCGGCGGCGCGACGGAGCCATACAGCGGCACAACGACGGGACGAGACAGCGACGCGGCGGGGCAGAGTGATATCCGTGCGCTGGTCAAGGTGCTGCGGCCCGGCTCCGCCTCACGCCGTGCCCGCGCCGTCGTCCGCGACGTGCTTCAACGGGCGGGCCTGCCCGAGGACGACATCGACACCGCCGAACTCATCGTCGCCGAGTTGGCCGCCAACGCCGAGAAGCACGCCCGTCCCCCGTACGAGCTGCGCGTCTTCAGTCTGGACGGCATCCCCAGCTGGTGCGAGATCGTCGACGGCGACCCCAACACCCACGAGATCCGCCTCATCCTTAACCTGCTGCACTCAGTACGGGAGATCGGCCTGCCCCTGCTCGCCGAGAACGGCCGCGGCCTGCTCCTGGCCCACCAACTCTCCGGCGGCCACTGCCAGACCTACCCGGCCATCACCCTCACCACCGCCACCCCCGGCAAGGCCGTCGCCTTCGCCCTCCCCACCCTGTCGGGCAACCGCCTGATATTTCCCCCACGCCCCGACCTCCACCCCGGCCTGGCCGAACTCCGCCGCCGGTCATCGGGGTGA